A stretch of Eleutherodactylus coqui strain aEleCoq1 chromosome 2, aEleCoq1.hap1, whole genome shotgun sequence DNA encodes these proteins:
- the LOC136610297 gene encoding transcription factor HES-7.1-like — MTGEKEANSPPEALRKLLKPQVERRRRERINSCLEKLRVILSEAMKNEQKLKNPKMEKAEILEYTVKFLQSKMTSPESFHEDLQSMDYQCGFQQCLQATVNFITRNNQLCSSSKDFFFQKLSSTNLCRMTTRGDQTLGRLHRSLQSNSLAQSKWLNHLYTDVVNFEIQSQCLSDQICRSWRPWL; from the exons ATGACAGGCGAAAAGGAAGCAAACTCCCCACCAGAGGCTCTCAGAAAG CTCTTGAAACCTCAAGTAGAACGGCGAAGACGAGAGAGAATTAACAGCTGTCTAGAGAAACTGAGAGTTATCTTATCTGAAGCGATGAAAAATGAG CAGAAGCTAAAGAATCCAAAGATGGAGAAAGCAGAGATTCTGGAGTATACAGTCAAATTTCTACAGTCCAAGATGACGTCCCCAGAGAGCTTCCATGAAGATCTCCAATCCATGGATTATCAATGTGGCTTCCAGCAATGTCTTCAAGCCACCGTGAACTTCATCACCCGAAATAATCAGTTGTGTTCTTCAAGCAAAGACTTCTTCTTTCAAAAGTTGTCTTCCACAAATCTTTGTAGAATGACTACTAGAGGTGACCAAACTTTAGGCCGTCTACATAGATCACTGCAATCCAATTCTCTTGCCCAATCTAAATGGCTTAATCACCTTTACACTGATGTTGTAAATTTTGAAATCCAAAGTCAATGTCTTTCTGACCAAATATGTAGGTCATGGAGACCATGGCTGTAG